The Symphalangus syndactylus isolate Jambi chromosome 3, NHGRI_mSymSyn1-v2.1_pri, whole genome shotgun sequence genome has a segment encoding these proteins:
- the LOC129479126 gene encoding large ribosomal subunit protein eL21 yields MTNTKGKRRGTRYMFSRPFRKHGVVPLATYMRIYKKGDIVDIKGMGTVQKGMPHKCYHGKTGRVYNVTQHAVGIVVNKQVKGKILAKRINVRIEHIKHSKSRDSFLKRVKENDQKKKEAKEKGTWVQLKRQPAPPREAHFVRTNGKEPELLEPIPYEFMA; encoded by the coding sequence ATGacaaacacaaagggaaagaggagaggcacccgatatatgttctctaggccttttagaaaacatggagttgttcctttggccacgtatatgcgaatctataagaaaggtgatattgtagacatcaagggtatgggtactgttcaaaaaggaatgccccacaagtgttaccatggcaaaactggaagagtctacaatgttacccagcatgctgttggcattgttgtaaacaaacaagttaagggcaagattcttgccaagagaattaatgtgcgtattgagcacattaagcactctaagagccgagatagcttcctgaaacgcgtgaaggaaaatgatcagaaaaagaaagaagccaaagagaaaggtacctgggttcaactaaagcgccagcctgctccacccagagaagcacactttgtgagaaccaatgggaaggagcctgagctgctggaacctattccctatgaattcatggcataa